One region of Exiguobacterium acetylicum genomic DNA includes:
- a CDS encoding ATP-dependent helicase, producing the protein MHEDFFEQMERLTGIQLNPVQQQAIEHDHGPLLLLASPGSGKTTTLNFKIAYLILQKKIEPHRILGLTFSKAAAREMADRFYHLFHELIGTTAAFSTIHSFAFQVVRDHTSQQRLSYTIIEGPMDQQHPNAPHKRMLLRRIFQEINRSVITDDQMDELLRMISFVKNRLLSLKEIKAVPTTIKHFPDIYVAYEQFKSRDPLHPLLDFDDMLTYANTILEQDRRLLQHYQRRFDYILTDESQDTSLVQHQLVEKLALPHNRLCVVADDDQTLYSWRGADASKILHFKDTYPNATILYMEQNYRSSQDIVSVANQFIQRNKARYPKQMFTENAAVRPIILETLPTYEDQTSYLLNQLRTETNYREVAILYRNNASSINVMNALDQANIPFYIKDVDHKFFSHWILKDILNFMTFAQDPTDIDVLATIHTKFAGYISKAQLSQLQQFGTGESVFDLLINKIEMKFYQKKQLQQMKRTFASIQTVRPSAALSLIRHELGYEKNLRKMSESLGFSLDHLLETLNTIDNIASDVPTLLAFRERIAHLEQLMRDAKQNKNQNAVTLSTFHSAKGLEFDRVFMIDLVAGILPSADTIKAYKNGQLDDMEEAARLFYVGMTRARHELHLLSYRFKSKSFDVSPFVEDVHRLVTPDAAKRKVERKRTAVTARASVPPLPITENMRVSHTAFGPGTVLHLVDDVLEISFDQGMKKQLSLQVCSENALLEIL; encoded by the coding sequence ATGCATGAAGATTTTTTCGAACAGATGGAGCGATTGACCGGTATTCAACTGAATCCTGTCCAACAACAGGCAATCGAACATGACCATGGTCCGTTGCTGTTACTCGCCTCACCCGGCTCTGGAAAAACAACGACGCTTAATTTTAAGATTGCCTATTTGATTTTACAAAAAAAGATCGAACCACATCGTATTTTAGGGCTGACCTTCAGTAAGGCAGCAGCTCGCGAGATGGCGGATCGTTTTTATCATCTATTTCACGAATTAATTGGAACGACAGCGGCATTCTCGACGATTCATAGCTTTGCTTTTCAAGTCGTTCGGGATCATACATCCCAGCAGCGTCTTTCCTATACGATCATTGAGGGACCAATGGATCAACAACATCCGAATGCGCCACATAAACGCATGTTACTCCGGCGTATTTTCCAGGAAATTAATCGGAGTGTCATTACCGACGACCAGATGGATGAGTTATTACGAATGATTTCCTTTGTCAAGAACCGTCTTCTTTCTTTAAAGGAAATCAAGGCAGTACCGACGACGATCAAACATTTCCCTGATATTTATGTGGCGTATGAACAATTCAAGTCGCGTGATCCCTTACATCCGTTACTCGACTTTGATGATATGTTGACGTATGCGAATACGATTTTGGAGCAAGACCGTCGTCTGTTGCAACATTATCAGCGTCGCTTTGATTATATCCTAACGGATGAGAGCCAGGATACGTCACTCGTTCAACATCAATTGGTCGAAAAGTTAGCCTTACCGCATAACCGACTTTGTGTCGTTGCAGACGATGATCAGACGCTATACAGCTGGCGTGGCGCGGACGCTTCTAAAATTTTGCACTTCAAAGATACGTATCCGAATGCGACGATTCTTTACATGGAACAAAATTATCGTTCGTCTCAAGACATCGTATCCGTCGCGAACCAATTCATTCAGCGCAATAAAGCACGCTATCCGAAACAGATGTTCACGGAGAACGCTGCTGTTCGTCCGATCATCTTAGAGACGTTACCAACTTACGAGGATCAGACCAGCTATCTGTTGAATCAACTACGGACAGAGACGAATTACCGCGAAGTGGCCATCTTATATCGCAACAATGCTTCTTCGATCAACGTCATGAATGCTTTGGATCAAGCAAATATTCCGTTTTATATTAAGGATGTCGATCATAAATTCTTCAGTCATTGGATTTTGAAGGATATCTTAAACTTCATGACATTCGCACAAGATCCGACAGATATCGATGTGTTAGCAACTATTCATACGAAATTCGCCGGGTATATCTCAAAAGCGCAACTTTCTCAATTGCAACAGTTCGGTACGGGTGAATCTGTATTTGATCTACTCATAAACAAAATCGAGATGAAGTTTTATCAAAAGAAACAACTTCAACAAATGAAGCGCACGTTCGCTTCCATCCAAACCGTTCGACCCTCTGCTGCCCTCTCTTTGATTCGTCATGAACTGGGCTACGAAAAGAATTTGCGAAAAATGAGTGAGAGCCTCGGTTTTAGTCTCGATCACCTGCTTGAGACGTTAAACACGATCGATAACATCGCAAGTGATGTACCGACACTACTTGCCTTTCGTGAACGGATCGCGCATCTCGAACAATTGATGCGTGATGCGAAACAAAATAAAAATCAAAATGCGGTCACCCTTTCGACCTTTCATAGTGCAAAGGGACTTGAATTCGATCGCGTCTTCATGATTGATCTCGTTGCTGGTATCCTTCCATCGGCTGATACGATCAAGGCATACAAGAATGGACAACTCGATGATATGGAAGAAGCTGCACGTTTGTTTTACGTCGGCATGACACGGGCGCGACACGAACTACATCTTCTGTCCTATCGTTTTAAATCGAAATCATTTGATGTCTCGCCATTCGTCGAAGACGTCCATCGCCTCGTCACGCCTGATGCTGCAAAACGAAAAGTAGAGCGCAAGCGAACTGCTGTTACAGCGCGAGCTAGCGTTCCTCCTCTACCGATCACTGAGAACATGCGTGTCTCGCATACAGCATTTGGTCCCGGAACCGTCTTGCACCTGGTTGACGACGTGCTAGAAATTTCATTTGATCAAGGAATGAAAAAACAGCTTTCGTTACAAGTCTGCTCTGAAAATGCATTACTCGAAATTTTATGA
- a CDS encoding GNAT family N-acetyltransferase yields the protein MYTNEHYEQCDAFILPEEQVQFTSFPTDVVTDAVAHPDKFPVVIKKDELVVGFFILHLNPPKTHRTHEQSVLLRAFSIDARHQHQGYAKEAMMQLPEFVHHHFPEVTAITLAVNKKNIAAKSLYFKTGYVDTLQSVMGPIGEQHILAFDLEKESRLKH from the coding sequence ATGTATACGAATGAACATTATGAACAATGTGATGCGTTCATTCTTCCAGAAGAACAAGTCCAGTTTACTTCTTTTCCGACGGATGTCGTCACAGATGCAGTTGCCCATCCAGATAAATTCCCGGTTGTCATCAAAAAAGACGAGCTCGTCGTCGGATTTTTTATTCTTCATCTTAACCCCCCTAAAACACATCGAACACATGAACAAAGTGTCCTGTTACGTGCCTTTTCCATTGATGCACGCCATCAGCACCAAGGATATGCGAAAGAGGCAATGATGCAGTTGCCAGAGTTCGTGCATCATCATTTTCCAGAAGTCACAGCAATCACACTAGCGGTCAACAAAAAGAATATTGCTGCAAAGTCACTGTACTTCAAGACGGGATACGTCGATACGTTACAGTCCGTCATGGGTCCGATTGGGGAGCAGCACATCCTTGCCTTTGATCTAGAAAAAGAATCACGATTGAAGCATTGA
- a CDS encoding glycoside hydrolase family 32 protein has product MNQWTREARYRPLSDVDPSVYQAMKEEVRTSPWRFSYHIQPPTGLLNDPNGFVYHDGLYHLFYQWFPLGPVHGLKYWYHMTSKDLVHWFDEGAALIPNDDPDSHGAYSGSGFIKDDQVHIMYTGNKRDADWNRHTSQIVGHLRSDGRIEKHLPPAIPNVPEGYTEHFRDPKVFQDASGIWYCIIGAQRSDLTGCTVIYQSQDAEHWTFLGELQTNYPTFGYMWECPDYFELDGKGILLFSPQGIEPDGPNYQNIFQSGYFIGEPLALPDLTFTHESFQELDFGFDFYAPQTTEAADGRRILVGWMGLPDISYPSDIYNWAHALTLPRELTIEQGQLRQRPVNELTQLRKETLFDETILFEQDVTIAEAEIFELVMTDLKLSSDSFRFSIRQDATEETVFHYDAVSRQFTIDRSRSGAEVPAESFGTSRSTILAKDLHTLRLFVDRSSFELFLNDGEAVASGRIFPKTSSRGIVFSGEAGAHLSLYDLS; this is encoded by the coding sequence ATGAATCAATGGACACGTGAAGCACGATACCGTCCCCTCTCGGATGTCGATCCGAGCGTTTACCAAGCGATGAAGGAAGAAGTTCGAACATCTCCTTGGCGATTTTCTTACCATATTCAACCTCCGACCGGACTTTTGAATGATCCGAACGGCTTCGTCTATCATGATGGTCTCTATCATTTGTTTTATCAATGGTTTCCACTCGGACCCGTACACGGGCTGAAGTACTGGTATCACATGACATCAAAAGATCTTGTACATTGGTTCGATGAAGGAGCCGCCTTGATCCCAAATGACGATCCTGATTCGCACGGTGCTTATTCCGGTAGTGGCTTCATTAAAGATGATCAAGTGCACATCATGTATACCGGTAATAAACGGGATGCGGATTGGAATCGCCATACGAGCCAAATCGTCGGTCATCTCCGCTCGGATGGACGAATCGAAAAACATTTACCACCTGCTATTCCAAACGTTCCTGAAGGATATACGGAACATTTCCGTGATCCGAAAGTCTTCCAAGATGCATCGGGTATCTGGTACTGCATCATTGGTGCACAGCGCAGTGACTTGACGGGCTGTACTGTCATCTATCAGTCGCAAGATGCAGAGCACTGGACATTCCTCGGTGAGTTACAGACGAACTACCCGACATTCGGTTATATGTGGGAATGTCCTGATTATTTCGAGCTGGATGGAAAAGGAATCCTCCTCTTTAGTCCTCAAGGGATTGAACCAGATGGTCCGAACTATCAAAATATTTTCCAGTCCGGTTATTTCATCGGTGAACCGTTAGCTTTACCCGACTTAACATTCACACACGAATCGTTCCAAGAACTCGATTTCGGATTTGACTTCTACGCGCCACAAACAACTGAGGCGGCAGATGGTCGACGGATTCTTGTTGGTTGGATGGGGTTACCGGATATCAGTTATCCTTCTGACATCTATAACTGGGCACATGCTTTGACATTGCCACGTGAATTAACGATTGAACAGGGGCAACTTCGTCAACGACCTGTCAATGAACTGACACAGCTACGAAAAGAGACGCTGTTTGACGAAACGATTCTTTTCGAACAAGACGTGACAATTGCGGAAGCCGAGATTTTCGAGCTCGTGATGACAGACTTAAAACTGTCGTCGGACTCGTTCCGCTTCTCGATTCGTCAAGACGCCACTGAAGAAACCGTATTCCATTACGATGCTGTATCACGTCAATTTACAATCGATCGAAGCCGTTCAGGTGCGGAAGTACCTGCCGAATCATTCGGTACTTCGCGATCGACGATTCTTGCGAAGGACTTGCATACATTACGTTTGTTCGTGGATCGTTCTTCGTTTGAACTTTTCCTGAATGACGGAGAAGCCGTTGCATCTGGACGAATTTTCCCGAAAACATCCAGTCGAGGGATCGTCTTCTCTGGTGAAGCAGGTGCGCACCTATCGCTCTACGATTTATCTTAA
- a CDS encoding sensor domain-containing diguanylate cyclase: MTLGLTFFISQHATNRLQSEVGMNLSTTAHQLSDKLDHYMWSRYAEVKLLGSLSTIQQTEQKAETRQTLEELQRQIPDFSWIGRLDAKGKVVASTNQILEGTSIKERPVFQQALSQPFIGDVHEAVLLAKLLPNPSGEPLQFVDISTPLYDKGRFSGVLATHLSFEWAKAIEQSFQSATSSLQQVDVFIISQDRKTILLGPNGWSGKTLPDSVTLTSNASATASWQGKEFVSGQSTSRGYKDYDGLGWTVLVRQPTSIAFADADALRQTIFIAGLIASLITAVLGWMLAKLLTRPLLKITHAAQQMQDDPSKSLPNHRGIREIETLTDALQRLIHRLLHTEQEKLTFERLSQRDSLTGLANRNGLAQYIEQLPAETHSIYLCLDLDGFKAVNDTYGHALGDLLLIEVSQRLEQLLPPGGFVARLGGDEFIIVLTTQSLTEARYLGEQWIAHVSMPYHLEEQTVHIGMSIGVAEQVTGESLEQVMHRADLALYRSKQNGRGCMSVH, translated from the coding sequence ATGACGCTCGGATTAACTTTTTTCATTAGTCAACATGCAACAAACCGACTCCAATCAGAAGTCGGGATGAATCTGTCAACGACCGCTCACCAACTGTCTGATAAGCTTGATCATTACATGTGGTCACGTTATGCCGAAGTAAAATTGCTGGGTTCCTTATCAACGATTCAACAAACAGAACAAAAAGCAGAAACACGGCAGACACTCGAAGAGTTACAACGACAGATTCCTGACTTTTCTTGGATTGGTCGCTTAGATGCGAAAGGTAAAGTCGTTGCGTCAACGAATCAGATTCTTGAAGGAACATCGATCAAGGAACGCCCTGTCTTCCAACAAGCCTTGTCACAACCATTCATCGGCGATGTCCATGAAGCTGTTCTACTCGCAAAATTATTGCCAAACCCAAGCGGTGAACCGTTACAATTCGTCGATATTAGTACACCTTTGTACGATAAGGGGCGATTTTCTGGTGTCCTTGCGACACATCTCAGCTTCGAATGGGCAAAAGCGATCGAACAAAGTTTTCAGAGCGCCACGTCCTCTCTCCAACAAGTCGATGTCTTCATCATTAGTCAAGATCGAAAGACGATTTTGCTTGGACCGAACGGATGGAGCGGTAAAACATTACCTGATAGCGTAACGCTGACTTCGAATGCTTCTGCGACCGCCTCTTGGCAAGGGAAAGAATTCGTCTCTGGTCAAAGTACAAGCCGAGGTTACAAGGATTACGATGGATTAGGTTGGACGGTTCTCGTGCGTCAACCGACTTCGATTGCCTTCGCTGATGCCGACGCTTTACGTCAAACGATTTTTATCGCCGGATTGATTGCCTCTCTCATTACAGCCGTACTCGGATGGATGTTAGCGAAATTATTGACACGACCATTATTAAAAATCACACATGCCGCCCAACAGATGCAGGATGATCCCTCAAAATCACTCCCGAATCATCGTGGAATCCGAGAAATCGAGACACTGACGGATGCCTTACAACGACTGATTCATCGCTTGCTACATACCGAACAAGAGAAATTGACGTTTGAACGCTTGTCACAACGCGACAGCCTGACGGGTCTCGCGAACCGCAACGGTCTCGCTCAATACATCGAACAATTGCCTGCAGAAACGCATTCTATCTATCTTTGCCTTGATTTAGACGGCTTTAAAGCAGTCAATGATACGTATGGTCACGCGCTAGGTGATCTCCTGCTGATCGAGGTCAGTCAACGTCTCGAACAGTTGCTTCCACCTGGTGGATTCGTGGCTCGTCTGGGCGGCGATGAGTTCATCATCGTCTTGACCACTCAATCCTTAACAGAAGCACGATACTTAGGTGAACAATGGATCGCTCACGTCTCGATGCCGTATCACTTAGAAGAACAAACCGTCCACATCGGGATGAGTATCGGAGTCGCCGAACAGGTGACAGGAGAATCACTTGAACAAGTCATGCATCGCGCTGATTTAGCGCTCTATCGTTCGAAGCAAAACGGCAGAGGATGTATGTCCGTTCATTGA
- a CDS encoding GNAT family N-acetyltransferase encodes MILFEQVTHDHFPIIQSLYASVPEYALLEERVLPLSDSTLQEEFLNPDTVSLIGYVDGEPVLLIDYLPKHPKDGTPWIGLFLLDSSQHGTGTSSRLLSAFCDQFLSQEPHIHLAVLPDNLRARRFWEKHGFRYARTSISNREQHVDVYVYDVSKNK; translated from the coding sequence TCTCTTTGAACAAGTAACACATGATCACTTTCCGATCATCCAATCGTTATACGCGAGCGTTCCTGAATATGCGCTCTTAGAAGAACGAGTGCTTCCGCTCTCTGATTCGACCTTACAGGAAGAGTTTTTAAATCCCGATACCGTATCGCTGATTGGGTATGTAGACGGAGAACCCGTCCTACTGATTGACTACCTACCGAAGCATCCAAAAGACGGTACACCTTGGATCGGTCTATTCTTACTGGATTCTTCTCAGCACGGTACGGGAACTAGCAGTCGGTTATTATCCGCTTTTTGTGATCAGTTCCTAAGTCAGGAACCTCACATTCATCTCGCGGTCTTACCCGATAATTTAAGAGCCCGTCGTTTTTGGGAAAAACACGGATTCCGATACGCGCGAACGAGTATCTCGAATCGCGAACAACACGTAGACGTCTACGTGTATGATGTAAGTAAAAACAAATGA